From Candidatus Poribacteria bacterium, a single genomic window includes:
- a CDS encoding adenosine deaminase — protein sequence MSIDFVEALSTDDLTAIKASPKTDVHCHAFFSARRESVERWLGHPLTKPPLKMKGVEGMMEYADAVLAPHIKHREGFEFVAVSAMNDAIQDGIVMLEMSFDIRLAEFYSNGLTELRTFIEALVERYQAQADLRPELGFSRGDADDPKLMALAHEAVELGFFQSIDLYSRQEVCPPEVMKSLFTKARAAGMKLKAHVGEFEDAEEIRRTVEVLDLDEVQHGIAAAESVEIMRWLSEHQIQLNVCPTSNVMLDGVPDLASHPIRVLFDNGVPVTINTDDLMIFGQSVSEEYRNLYQAGVFSAEELNDVRRASVPCLG from the coding sequence ATGTCTATTGATTTTGTTGAAGCACTCTCCACAGATGATTTAACCGCTATAAAGGCATCTCCTAAAACGGATGTTCACTGTCATGCGTTCTTCAGTGCACGACGGGAAAGTGTAGAACGCTGGCTCGGACATCCGCTAACCAAACCGCCGCTGAAAATGAAAGGCGTTGAGGGGATGATGGAATACGCAGACGCTGTCTTAGCACCCCACATAAAACACCGTGAAGGTTTTGAGTTCGTCGCTGTGTCGGCAATGAATGATGCAATCCAAGATGGCATTGTGATGCTTGAGATGAGCTTTGACATCCGACTGGCAGAATTCTATTCCAATGGATTAACGGAACTTCGTACCTTTATTGAAGCGTTAGTTGAGCGGTATCAAGCGCAGGCAGACCTACGTCCAGAGCTTGGCTTTTCACGTGGAGATGCTGACGACCCCAAGCTAATGGCGTTAGCACACGAAGCGGTGGAATTAGGTTTTTTTCAGTCGATTGATTTGTATAGTCGTCAAGAGGTGTGTCCGCCAGAGGTTATGAAGTCGTTGTTTACAAAGGCACGCGCAGCCGGAATGAAGCTGAAAGCACATGTCGGAGAATTTGAAGACGCTGAGGAAATCCGACGGACGGTCGAAGTCCTTGACTTGGACGAGGTCCAACACGGTATTGCTGCTGCAGAATCGGTTGAAATCATGCGTTGGCTTTCCGAGCATCAAATTCAGTTGAACGTCTGTCCAACGAGCAACGTGATGTTGGACGGTGTCCCGGATCTCGCCTCACATCCCATCCGCGTCTTATTTGATAACGGTGTGCCGGTGACGATTAACACAGACGACCTGATGATATTCGGTCAGAGCGTTTCTGAAGAGTATCGGAATCTCTACCAAGCGGGTGTTTTCAGTGCTGAAGAGTTGAATGATGTTCGGCGCGCGTCCGTCCCTTGTCTCG